A genomic stretch from Candidatus Limnocylindrales bacterium includes:
- a CDS encoding acyl-CoA synthetase, producing MSWNIGDIFTGVGAAIAERPALIHCSGGRDRTVSWGELDRRSNALARSWLAAGAVAGDKVAIYSYNRPEWLEALVAALKARLVPVNVNYRYRDDELLYLLDNSDAAVVVFESEFAENMARLAPRLPKLKCLHQLDGVSVDGARLYEAAANGDAAALDIERSPDDLLLLYTGGTTGMPKGVMWRQEDLFRTLGAGGDPLTGQGRPGDIGEHLANVTAGAQRQTLLPACPLMHGTGLFTAINALLNGGTVVTLASHKLDAHALWSAVERHGVNAIAIVGDVFARPMVAALREKKYALDTLRLIVSSGVMWSLEVKRELLEFHPYMVLFDSLGSSEATGLGASIMTAGMEAQTASFKVGERVKVFTDDGREVVAGSGERGLVARTGPIPVGYYKDPVKTEATFRTIDGVRWSMPGDFATVEADGTLRLLGRGSVCINTGGEKVFPEEVEEVLKRHGDVEDAAVVGLPDEKWGQAIVALVVMRPGRSADEAALREHVRGLLAGYKVPKRIFAVESLGRSPSGKMDYKGVTTRALELSRSQM from the coding sequence ATGAGCTGGAACATCGGCGACATCTTCACCGGCGTCGGAGCGGCCATCGCCGAGCGGCCGGCGCTCATCCACTGCAGCGGCGGGCGCGACCGCACCGTCAGCTGGGGCGAGCTCGACCGGCGAAGCAACGCGCTCGCGCGTTCCTGGCTCGCTGCGGGCGCCGTCGCCGGCGACAAGGTCGCGATCTATTCCTACAACCGTCCCGAGTGGCTCGAAGCGCTGGTGGCGGCGCTCAAGGCGCGCCTGGTGCCGGTCAACGTCAACTACCGATATCGCGACGACGAGCTGCTCTATCTGCTCGACAACAGCGACGCGGCCGTGGTCGTGTTCGAGAGCGAGTTCGCCGAGAACATGGCACGGCTCGCGCCGCGGCTTCCCAAGTTGAAGTGCCTGCACCAGCTCGACGGAGTGTCGGTGGACGGGGCGCGTCTCTACGAAGCGGCGGCCAACGGCGACGCCGCCGCGCTCGACATCGAGCGCAGCCCCGATGACCTGCTCCTGCTCTACACCGGCGGCACCACCGGAATGCCCAAGGGCGTGATGTGGCGGCAGGAGGATCTGTTCCGCACGCTCGGCGCCGGGGGCGATCCGCTGACCGGGCAGGGGCGGCCGGGCGACATCGGCGAGCATCTTGCCAACGTCACCGCCGGCGCGCAGCGGCAGACGCTGCTGCCGGCATGCCCGCTCATGCATGGCACCGGGCTGTTCACCGCCATCAATGCGCTGCTGAACGGCGGCACCGTCGTCACGCTAGCGTCGCACAAGCTGGATGCGCACGCGCTGTGGTCGGCGGTGGAGCGGCACGGCGTCAACGCCATCGCCATTGTCGGAGACGTGTTCGCCCGGCCGATGGTGGCGGCGCTGCGCGAGAAGAAGTATGCGCTCGACACCCTGCGCCTGATCGTCTCTTCCGGCGTGATGTGGTCGCTGGAGGTCAAGCGCGAGCTGCTCGAGTTCCATCCGTACATGGTGCTGTTCGATTCGCTCGGCTCATCGGAGGCGACGGGTCTCGGCGCGTCGATCATGACGGCGGGCATGGAGGCGCAGACGGCGTCGTTCAAGGTCGGCGAGCGCGTCAAGGTGTTCACGGACGACGGCCGCGAGGTCGTCGCGGGCAGCGGCGAGCGCGGGCTCGTGGCGCGCACCGGCCCCATCCCCGTCGGCTACTACAAGGACCCGGTCAAGACCGAAGCGACCTTTCGCACCATCGACGGCGTTCGCTGGTCGATGCCGGGCGACTTCGCGACGGTCGAAGCCGACGGCACGCTTCGGCTGCTCGGACGCGGTTCGGTATGCATCAACACCGGCGGAGAGAAGGTCTTCCCCGAAGAGGTGGAGGAAGTGCTCAAGCGCCATGGCGATGTCGAAGACGCCGCCGTGGTCGGCCTGCCCGACGAGAAGTGGGGTCAGGCCATCGTGGCCCTGGTGGTGATGCGGCCGGGCCGCAGCGCCGACGAAGCGGCGCTGCGCGAGCACGTCCGCGGCCTGCTGGCGGGCTACAAGGTGCCCAAGCGCATCTTCGCCGTCGAGTCGCTCGGACGGTCGCCCTCCGGCAAGATGGACTACAAAGGCGTCACGACTCGAGCGCTGGAGCTTTCGCGCAGCCAGATGTGA
- a CDS encoding autotransporter assembly complex family protein, translating to MPITPTPRLAFVLALLIAAWPASARAANAVDYDLDIAGIGGQLEERLLAVSELEQKQDDPPSSMQGLRRRAQADQDTFRRVLRSRGFYDGSVEWQIDENADPVKVVFTVERGPRYKLVRFEIAGLPQKASKLGTPEGLATLGVTLGDPALADVVLEAERRLLLELTRQSHPFVVVADRNVAVDHATRTMEVRLHVDAGPEARFGDVEVTGLQQVEHDYVLRRLAFAKGARFEPEPLEETRKALLESGVFNSVVITWGRREDIAADGTVPVRITVAEAKVHSVGAGVKYSSSEGFGGRAFWEHRNFFGDAERLRFELEASELLYEGELSFRKPDFLSPNQDLLLDLKLDNDDTPAFDRYALILSGGLERRFGKRLTLSGGLYFEQSVVSGADQDNDRFTLFGIPLGLRYDGSDNLLNPGKGHRTAISLTPYISAFGSSVQMLVARGTESFYVPLTRSRRFVWATRLTLGTIVGADRSQIPDDKRFYGGGGDSVRGYDYQKVGPLLCERQIPTPGVQCSPRNRNHPIGGRSILQAGTELRMQVTDTFGIVPFVEGAGVYEPSYPDFGEDVQWGAGLGFRYFTVAGPIRLDVAFPINPRKVDDIFEIYISLGQAF from the coding sequence ATGCCGATCACGCCCACTCCTCGCCTTGCGTTCGTCCTGGCGCTGCTGATCGCCGCGTGGCCGGCGTCTGCGCGCGCTGCCAACGCCGTCGACTACGACCTGGACATCGCCGGCATCGGCGGGCAGCTCGAGGAAAGGCTGCTGGCGGTTTCCGAGCTCGAGCAGAAGCAGGACGATCCGCCCTCCTCCATGCAGGGCCTGCGCCGCCGCGCGCAGGCGGATCAGGACACGTTCCGCCGCGTGCTACGCTCGCGCGGCTTCTATGACGGGTCGGTCGAGTGGCAGATCGACGAGAATGCCGATCCGGTCAAGGTCGTTTTCACGGTCGAGCGCGGCCCGCGCTACAAGCTGGTGCGCTTCGAGATCGCGGGGCTGCCGCAGAAGGCCTCGAAGCTCGGCACGCCCGAAGGCCTGGCCACGCTCGGCGTGACGCTGGGAGATCCCGCGCTGGCCGACGTCGTCCTGGAAGCGGAGCGGCGCCTGCTGCTCGAGCTGACGCGGCAGTCGCACCCGTTCGTCGTCGTCGCCGATCGCAACGTCGCCGTCGACCATGCAACGCGCACGATGGAGGTGCGGCTGCACGTGGACGCGGGGCCCGAGGCACGATTCGGTGACGTCGAGGTGACGGGCCTTCAGCAGGTCGAGCACGACTATGTCCTGCGGCGGCTCGCATTCGCCAAAGGAGCGCGTTTCGAGCCCGAGCCGCTCGAGGAGACGCGCAAGGCGCTGCTCGAGAGCGGCGTCTTCAATTCCGTGGTCATCACCTGGGGCCGGCGTGAAGACATCGCAGCCGACGGCACCGTGCCGGTGAGGATCACGGTGGCCGAGGCCAAGGTGCACAGCGTCGGCGCCGGCGTGAAGTACTCTTCGTCGGAAGGTTTCGGCGGCCGCGCATTCTGGGAGCACCGCAACTTCTTCGGTGATGCCGAGCGGCTGCGCTTCGAACTGGAGGCCTCCGAGCTGCTGTACGAAGGCGAGCTGTCGTTTCGCAAGCCCGACTTCCTCTCGCCCAACCAGGATCTGCTTCTCGACCTCAAGCTGGACAACGACGACACGCCTGCGTTCGATCGCTACGCCTTGATCCTGTCGGGAGGCCTCGAGCGCCGGTTCGGCAAGCGCCTGACCCTTTCCGGCGGTCTGTATTTCGAGCAGTCGGTGGTCAGCGGCGCCGACCAGGACAACGACCGCTTCACGCTGTTCGGCATCCCGCTCGGCCTTCGCTACGACGGCAGCGACAACCTGCTCAATCCGGGCAAGGGCCATCGCACGGCCATCAGCCTGACGCCCTACATCAGCGCGTTCGGCAGCAGCGTCCAGATGCTGGTGGCGCGGGGCACCGAGAGCTTCTACGTGCCGCTGACCAGGAGCCGCCGCTTCGTGTGGGCCACGCGCCTGACGCTCGGCACCATCGTCGGCGCCGACCGCAGCCAGATCCCCGACGACAAGCGCTTCTACGGCGGCGGCGGGGACTCGGTGCGCGGCTACGATTATCAGAAGGTCGGGCCGTTGCTGTGCGAGCGGCAGATCCCCACGCCCGGGGTCCAGTGCAGCCCGCGCAATCGCAACCATCCCATCGGCGGCCGCTCCATCCTCCAGGCCGGCACCGAGCTTCGCATGCAGGTGACCGACACGTTCGGAATCGTCCCGTTCGTCGAAGGTGCCGGCGTCTACGAGCCGAGCTATCCCGACTTCGGCGAGGACGTGCAGTGGGGCGCGGGGCTGGGCTTCCGCTATTTCACCGTTGCCGGGCCGATCCGGCTCGACGTGGCATTCCCGATCAACCCTCGCAAGGTGGACGACATCTTCGAGATCTACATCAGCCTCGGGCAGGCTTTCTGA